In Populus nigra chromosome 10, ddPopNigr1.1, whole genome shotgun sequence, the following proteins share a genomic window:
- the LOC133704177 gene encoding small ribosomal subunit protein uS8-like isoform X2, with translation MSLKPKLFAVSTWRRLRRSLSASLQATMVRVSVLNDALKSMYNAEKRGKRQVMIRPSSKVIIKFLMVMQKHGYIGEFEFVDDHRSGKIVVELNGRLNKCGVISPRFDVGVKEMETWTARLLPSRQFGYIVLTTSAGIMDHEEARRKNVGGKVLGFFY, from the exons ATGTCTCTCAAACCCAAGCTCTTCGCTGTTTCGACTTGGAGGCGGCTCCGCAGATCGCTTTCTGCATCTCTTCAAG CAACAATGGTGCGAGTTAGTGTTTTGAATGATGCTCTGAAGAGCATGTACAATGCAGAGAAACGTGGGAAGCGCCAAGTTATGATCAGGCCTTCCTCAAAAGTAATCATCAAGTTTCTGATGGTGATGCAGAAGCACG GTTACATTGGTGAGTTCGAGTTTGTTGATGATCACAGGTCTggtaaaattgtggttgaactAAATGGAAGGTTGAACAAATGTGGGGTTATCAGTCCTCGTTTTGATGTTGGTGTTAAGGAGATGGAAACCTGGACTGCTAGGTTGCTCCCCTCAAGACAG TTTGGATATATCGTACTCACAACTTCTGCTGGCATTATGGACCATGAGGAGGCTAGAAGGAAGAATGTTGGTGGCAAAGTGCTTGGTTTCTTCTACTAA
- the LOC133704177 gene encoding small ribosomal subunit protein uS8-like isoform X1 gives MSLKPKLFAVSTWRRLRRSLSASLQAAATMVRVSVLNDALKSMYNAEKRGKRQVMIRPSSKVIIKFLMVMQKHGYIGEFEFVDDHRSGKIVVELNGRLNKCGVISPRFDVGVKEMETWTARLLPSRQFGYIVLTTSAGIMDHEEARRKNVGGKVLGFFY, from the exons ATGTCTCTCAAACCCAAGCTCTTCGCTGTTTCGACTTGGAGGCGGCTCCGCAGATCGCTTTCTGCATCTCTTCAAG CGGCAGCAACAATGGTGCGAGTTAGTGTTTTGAATGATGCTCTGAAGAGCATGTACAATGCAGAGAAACGTGGGAAGCGCCAAGTTATGATCAGGCCTTCCTCAAAAGTAATCATCAAGTTTCTGATGGTGATGCAGAAGCACG GTTACATTGGTGAGTTCGAGTTTGTTGATGATCACAGGTCTggtaaaattgtggttgaactAAATGGAAGGTTGAACAAATGTGGGGTTATCAGTCCTCGTTTTGATGTTGGTGTTAAGGAGATGGAAACCTGGACTGCTAGGTTGCTCCCCTCAAGACAG TTTGGATATATCGTACTCACAACTTCTGCTGGCATTATGGACCATGAGGAGGCTAGAAGGAAGAATGTTGGTGGCAAAGTGCTTGGTTTCTTCTACTAA
- the LOC133704120 gene encoding uncharacterized protein LOC133704120, translating into MAWFRAGASVARLAIRRTLSQGGSYATRSRVIPSQSRYFHSTVTKSKEQTAPVPRPVPLSKLTDNFLDGTSSVYLEELQRAWEADPNSVDESWDNFFRNFVGQAATSPGISGQTIQESMRLLLLLRAYQVNGHMKAKLDPLGLEERQIPDELDPALYGFTEADLDREFFLGVWKMAGFLSENRPVQTLRSILTRLEQAYCGSIGYEYMHIADREKCNWLRDKIETPTPMQYNRQRHEVILDRLIWSTQFENFLATKWTAAKRFGLEGGETLIPGMKEMFDRSADLGVESIVIGMPHRGRLNVLGNVVRKPLRQIFSEFSGGTKPVDEVGLYTGTGDVKYHLGTSYDRPTRGGKRIHLSLVANPSHLEAVDPVVVGKTRAKQYYSNDSDRTKNMGILIHGDGSFAGQGVVYETLHLSALPNYTTGGTIHIVVNNQVAFTTDPRAGRSSQYCTDVAKALNAPIFHVNGDDMEAVVRVCELAAEWRQTFHSDVVVDLVCYRRFGHNEIDEPSFTQPKMYQVIRNHPSALEIYKKKLLESGQVTEEDIHRIQEKVLSILNEEFLASKDYVPKRRDWLASHWSGFKSPEQLSRVRNTGVQPEILKNVGKAITTLPDNFKPHRAVKKVYDQRAQMIETGEGIDWAVGEALAFATLLVEGNHVRLSGQDVERGTFSHRHSVIHDQETGEKYCPLDHVTINQNEEMFTVSNSSLSEFGVLGFELGYSMESPNSLVIWEAQFGDFANGAQVIFDQFLSSGESKWLRQTGLVVLLPHGYDGQGPEHSSGRLERFLQMSDDNPFVIPEMEPTFRKQIQECNWQVVNVTTPANYFHVLRRQIHRDFRKPLVVMAPKNLLRHKDCKSNLSEFDDVQGHPGFDKQGTRFKRLIKDQNDHSDLEEGIRRLVLCSGKVYYELDEERRKVEAKDIAICRVEQLCPFPYDLIQRELKRYPSAEVVWCQEEPMNMGAYSYIAPRLSTAMKALGRGTMDDIKYAGRGPSAATATGFYQMHVKEQAELLQKAMQPEPIQIPN; encoded by the exons ATGGCTTGGTTTAGAGCGGGTGCTAGTGTAGCAAGGCTTGCCATTAGAAGGACTTTATCTCAGGGTGGATCGTATGCAACGAGATCACGGGTTATACCTTCTCAGAGTAGATATTTCCATTCAACAGTGACTAAGTCTAAGGAGCAAACTGCGCCTGTCCCTCGTCCTGTCCCTCTCTCTAAGCTAACTGATAACTTCTTAGATGGGACCAGTAGTGTTTATTTAGAGGAGCTTCAGCGAGCATGGGAAGCTGATCCAAATAGCGTGGATGAGTCGTGGGATAATTTCTTTAGGAACTTTGTGGGCCAGGCTGCTACGTCTCCTGGAATTTCAGGCCAAACTATTCAGGAGAGTATGCGGTTGCTGCTGCTTCTCAGGGCTTACCAGGTTAATGGTCACATGAAAGCCAAGTTGGATCCACTGGGGTTGGAAGAAAGACAAATCCCAGATGAATTGGATCCTGCTCTATATGGTTTCACGGAAGCTGATCTTGATAGAGAATTCTTTTTGGGAGTGTGGAAGATGGCTGGATTTTTGTCTGAAAACCGTCCAGTGCAGACTCTTAGGTCCATATTGACCAGGCTTGAGCAGGCTTATTGCGGGAGCATTGGGTATGAGTACATGCACATTGCAGATCGTGAAAAATGTAACTGGTTGAGAGACAAGATTGAAACCCCAACACCTATGCAGTACAATCGTCAGCGGCACGAAGTTATTCTTGATAGGTTAATATGGAGTACACAATTTGAGAACTTCTTGGCCACTAAGTGGACGGCAGCTAAGAGGTTTGGACTCGAAGGTGGAGAGACTTTGATTCCTGGAATGAAGGAGATGTTTGATAGGTCAGCTGATCTTGGGGTTGAGAGCATAGTTATTGGAATGCCTCACAGAGGAAGATTGAATGTACTGGGTAATGTGGTTCGGAAGCCGCTCCGTCAAATATTTAGCGAGTTTAGTGGTGGCACAAAACCTGTAGATGAAGTTGGGCTCTACACTGGAACTGGTGATGTCAAGTATCACTTGGGAACTTCTTATGATCGTCCAACTAGAGGTGGGAAGAGAATCCATTTATCTTTGGTTGCAAATCCTAGTCACCTAGAAGCTGTGGATCCTGTTGTTGTTGGAAAAACTAGAGCCAAGCAATATTACTCGAATGATTCTGACAGGACTAAGAACATGGGGATTTTGATTCATGGTGATGGTAGCTTTGCTGGGCAAGGGGTAGTGTATGAAACTCTACATCTTAGTGCACTGCCAAACTATACTACTGGTGGAACCATACATATTGTGGTGAACAACCAAGTTGCTTTCACAACTGATCCTAGGGCAGGAAGATCTTCACAATATTGCACTGATGTTGCCAAGGCCTTGAATGCACCTATATTCCATGTAAATGGAGATGATATGGAGGCAGTTGTTCGTGTGTGTGAGCTTGCAGCTGAGTGGCGCCAGACTTTCCATTCAGATGTTGTGGTTGATTTAGTGTGCTATCGTCGTTTTGGGCACAATGAGATTGATGAGCCTTCTTTCACGCAACCCAAAATGTATCAG GTTATTCGGAATCATCCATCAGCTCTGGAGATCTATAAAAAGAAACTTTTAGAATCAGGACAGGTGACTGAAGAAGATATTCATAGGATACAGGAGAAGGTCCTTTCAATCCTCAATGAAGAGTTCTTGGCAAGCAAAGATTATGTTCCTAAAAGAAGAGACTGGCTTGCATCTCATTGGTCTGGTTTCAAGTCTCCTGAACAGCTTTCACGTGTCAGAAACACTGG AGTGCAACCTGAGATCTTGAAGAATGTAGGCAAAGCAATTACGACCCTTCCAGATAATTTTAAGCCTCACAGAGCTGTAAAGAAGGTTTACGATCAACGTGCACAAATGATTGAAACAGGGGAAGGAATTGATTGGGCCGTTGGGGAGGCTCTTGCTTTTGCCACACTGCTAGTAGAAGGCAACCATGTTCGATTGAGCGGTCAGGATGTTGAAAGAGGTACTTTCAGTCATCGTCATTCAGTAATTCATGATCAGGAAACTGGGGAGAAGTATTGCCCCCTGGATCATGTCACCATCAACCAAAATGAAGAGATGTTTACTGTCAGCAACAG CTCCCTTTCAGAGTTCGGTGTTCTTGGATTTGAATTGGGTTACTCGATGGAAAGTCCAAATTCGTTGGTAATCTGGGAAGCTCAATTTGGTGACTTTGCAAATGGAGCTCAAGTGATATTTGATCAGTTCCTGAGCAGTGGTGAATCAAAATGGCTGCGACAAACTGGGCTTGTTGTGCTGCTTCCTCATGGATATGATGGTCAGGGCCCTGAACATTCAAGTGGACGGTTGGAACGATTCCTTCAG ATGAGTGATGACAATCCTTTTGTTATACCCGAGATGGAACCAACTTTTCGTAAGCAAATCCAAGAATGCAATTGGCAGGTTGTAAATGTTACAACCCCTGCTAATTACTTCCATGTTTTGCGGCGTCAG ATACACAGAGACTTCCGTAAGCCCCTTGTTGTGATGGCTCCCAAAAACCTACTTCGTCACAAGGACTGCAAATCAAATCTCTCAGAGTTTGATGATGTGCAAGGCCATCCTGGTTTCGACAAACAGGGGACCAGATTTAAACGTCTCATAAAGGATCAGAATGACCACTCGGACCTTGAGGAGGGTATCAGGCGTCTGGTTCTTTGCTCTGGAAAG GTTTATTATGAGCTTGATGAAGAGCGTAGAAAGGTCGAGGCGAAAGACATTGCAATTTGTAGGGTTGAACAACTATGCCCGTTCCCATATGATCTCATCCAGCGCGAGCTTAAGCGATATCCAA GTGCGGAGGTTGTTTGGTGCCAGGAAGAACCAATGAACATGGGCGCATACAGTTACATTGCACCACGCCTATCCACTGCCATGAAAGCATTGGGCAGAGGAACTATGGACGACATCAAGTATGCTGGACGCGGGCCATCAGCTGCAACAGCCACTGGTTTCTACCAGATGCATGTGAAGGAACAGGCTGAACTTCTGCAAAAAGCCATGCAACCTGAACCAATACAAATTCCTAATTGA
- the LOC133705329 gene encoding WAT1-related protein At5g13670-like, whose amino-acid sequence MSILAKLALNLGMKPHVLVAYRMAVASILFTPFALVLERPVLDQNLFYAGMKITTPTFVLAMCNILPAMTFVMACIFKLEKVDMRRLHFQAKVVGTLVTIGGAMLLPLAHGPLLNLPWTRRNFCRGQSAHSVHIQDLIKGAVMVIFGCLSWSSFIILQAMILKSYPAKLSLAALMCIMGTVESTILTFAVERANTAVWSVYFDVRLLAAVYGGILSGLAYYIFGLLVKERGPVFMSASNPLSLVMVAILGSFVFKEKFYLGRYASCLFSVNLRMNQVNDELTQQSIIGRVIGAIVIVLGLYLVLWGKSKDQTTTSNSGGGTPYGQTATTVGNLQASNHDLVASNANAA is encoded by the exons ATGTCTATACTTGCCAAGCTGGCTTTGAATCTTGGGATGAAGCCACACGTACTGGTAGCCTACAGAATGGCTGTTGCCTCTATTCTCTTTACTCCATTTGCTCTTGTCTTAGAAAG GCCAGTGCTAGACCAGAACTTGTTCTACGCTGGGATGAAAATAACCACACCAACTTTCGTGCTTGCAATGTGCAATATTCTTCCGGCCATGACATTTGTTATGGCTTGCATCTTCAA GCTTGAGAAAGTGGATATGAGGAGGCTGCACTTCCAGGCAAAGGTGGTTGGGACACTGGTAACAATTGGAGGAGCGATGCTACTTCCATTAGCTCATGGACCATTACTAAATTTGCCATGGACCAGGAGGAATTTCTGTCGCGGCCAATCTGCACATAGCGTACACATCCAAGATCTCATTAAGGGTGCTGTTATGGTTATATTTGGGTGTTTAAGCTGGTCAAGTTTCATTATTCTGCAA GCAATGATTCTAAAATCATACCCAGCTAAGCTTTCCCTTGCTGCTTTAATGTGCATAATGGGCACCGTGGAAAGCACCATACTGACCTTCGCAGTGGAACGAGCCAACACTGCAGTCTGGTCTGTATACTTCGATGTCAGACTTTTAGCTGCTGTTTATGGT GGAATACTCTCAGGACTAGCTTACTACATTTTCGGATTGTTAGTAAAGGAAAGGGGTCCGGTGTTTATGAGTGCTTCTAATCCTCTAAGCCTGGTTATGGTTGCAATTTTGGGGTCCTTCGTCTTCAAAGAGAAATTCTATCTAGGCAGGTACGCATCATGTCTCTTCTCTGTCAACCTCCGAATGAATCAAGTAAACGATGAGCTAACACAGCAGTCAATCATTGGTAGGGTTATTGGAGCCATCGTGATCGTTCTAGGCCTGTATCTTGTTCTATGGGGTAAGAGCAAGGATCAAACTACAACATCAAACAGTGGCGGTGGAACACCATATGGGCAAACAGCTACAACGGTAGGAAATTTACAGGCTTCTAATCATGACTTGGTTGCCAGTAATGCTAATGCGGCATGA
- the LOC133704518 gene encoding WAT1-related protein At2g39510-like yields the protein MATASSSYDRAKPFLAVILLQFGYAGMFTITKHALDEGMSQHVLVVYRHAVATIVITPFALVFDRKVRPKMTLSIFFKIMLLGLLEPTIDQNLYYTGMKYTTATFTSAMCNVLPAFAFLMAWALRIEQVNIRKMHSQAKIFGTIVTVGGAMLMTLVKGTQLDLPWTRGYDQQASTSALTKQDPIKGALMIATGCVCWASFIILQSITLKSYPVELSLTAWICFMGTIEGSMVAVVMERGNPSAWSVGLNYKLLAAVYSGVICSGIGYYVQGLIMKRKGPVFVTAFSPLSMVIVAILGSFFLKEILCVGRVAGAVVIVTGLYLVLWGKSKDQPPSDSSDDKAEAIVTQTATEMQERTETGDQEFVAIDITKVRRTDESI from the exons ATGGCAACCGCGTCGTCCTCTTATGACAGGGCAAAGCCATTTTTGGCTGTGATACTCTTGCAATTTGGCTATGCAGGCATGTTCACAATTACTAAGCATGCACTGGATGAAGGGATGAGCCAACATGTATTGGTAGTCTACAGGCATGCCGTTGCCACCATTGTCATTACTCCATTTGCCTTAGTTTTTGACAG GAAAGTAAGGCCAAAGATGACCCTTTCCAtcttttttaagatcatgttacTGGGCTTGTTGGA GCCAACGATTGACCAGAACTTGTACTATACTGGCATGAAATATACCACGGCAACTTTTACTTCTGCTATGTGCAACGTTCTTCCGGCTTTTGCATTTTTGATGGCTTGGGCCTTGag GATTGAGCAGGTTAACATCAGGAAAATGCATAGCCAGGCAAAGATATTTGGGACCATAGTCACAGTGGGAGGGGCTATGCTTATGACCCTTGTTAAAGGAACTCAGTTGGATTTGCCGTGGACTAGAGGGTATGATCAACAAGCATCTACTAGTGCACTAACCAAGCAGGATCCTATTAAGGGTGCTCTTATGATTGCCACTGGTTGCGTCTGTTGGGCTAGCTTCATAATTCTCCAG TCAATAACATTAAAATCGTACCCAGTTGAGCTCTCCCTTACAGCTTGGATATGTTTCATGGGAACTATTGAAGGTTCCATGGTAGCAGTTGTAATGGAAAGAGGAAATCCCTCGGCTTGGTCTGTAGGCTTGAATTACAAACTATTAGCTGCTGTTTACAGT GGCGTAATCTGTTCCGGGATTGGTTACTATGTGCAAGGATTGATCATGAAGCGTAAAGGACCTGTTTTTGTGACTGCCTTTAGTCCCTTAAGCATGGTTATCGTTGCAATTTTGGGCTCCTTTTTCTTGAAAGAGATATTATGCGTAGGAAG GGTTGCTGGAGCAGTTGTCATTGTTACCGGCCTATATCTAGTGTTGTGGGGTAAAAGCAAGGATCAACCTCCATCCGACTCAAGCGATGACAAAGCAGAAGCCATTGTTACACAAACTGCTACCGAAATGCAGGAGAGGACGGAGACTGGGGATCAAGAATTTGTTGCTATTGATATTACCAAAGTAAGACGCACCGATGAGTCGATCTGA
- the LOC133705680 gene encoding ras-related protein RABE1c-like: MAAPPARARADYDYLIKLLLIGDSGVGKSCLLLRFSDGSFTTSFITTIGIDFKIRTIELDGKRIKLQIWDTAGQERFRTITTAYYRGAMGILLVYDVTDESSFNNIRNWIRNIEQHASDNVNKILVGNKADMDESKRAVPTSKGQALADEYGIKFFETSAKTNLNVEEVFFSIARDIKQRISETDSRAEPQTIKINQPDPSASGGQAAQKSACCGS; this comes from the exons ATGGCTGCACCGCCAGCAAGGGCCCGTGCTGATTATGATTACTTGATTAAGCTTCTCTTGATTGGGGATAgcg GTGTGGGGAAGAGTTGTCTGCTTTTGCGTTTTTCAGATGGTTCCTTCACAACCAGTTTCATTACCACCATCGG CATTGATTTTAAGATAAGAACCATTGAGCTTGATGGTAAACGGATTAAACTACAAATATGGGATACAGCAGGCCAGGAACGTTTCCGAACTATCACAACAG CCTATTACCGAGGAGCCATGGGGATTTTGCTCGTTTATGATGTTACTGATGAATCATCTTTCAACA ATATTAGGAACTGGATTCGCAACATTGAACAGCATGCTTCTGACAATGTCAACAAGATACTGGTGGGAAACAAAGCAGACATGGATGAGAGCAAAAGG gCCGTGCCTACCTCCAAGGGTCAAGCTCTTGCGGACGAGTATGGGATCAAGTTCTTTGAAACT AGTGCTAAGACAAATTTGAACGTGGAGGaggttttcttttcaattgcaaGGGATATCAAGCAAAGGATCTCGGAAACTGATTCCAGGGCAGAG CCTCAAACAATCAAGATTAACCAACCAGATCCATCAGCCAGTGGTGGCCAAGCTGCCCAAAAGTCAGCTTGCTGTGGTTCATAA